In Juglans microcarpa x Juglans regia isolate MS1-56 chromosome 4S, Jm3101_v1.0, whole genome shotgun sequence, a single window of DNA contains:
- the LOC121263132 gene encoding uncharacterized protein LOC121263132, translating into MEALSSFATILSSSSSPPSVFSPVRPDSPRLVRFTLSSKKEGNDFDLPSDPKDSSIVPLFGNHTLSKDAAMGLVLSAVSVRGWTTGSGMEGPSIPAGAEDGSGTERISTFPWSLFTKSPRRRMRVAFTCNVCGQRTTRAINPHAYTDGTVFVQCCGCHIFHKLVDNLNLFHEMKCYVNPSFNYQDPKWDEVGFKYLDTEDDRNDGFPI; encoded by the exons ATGGAAGCTCTAAGCTCCTTTGCAACCATCCTCTCCTCCTCGTCTTCTCCACCTTCTGTCTTCTCTCCAGTGAGGCCTGACTCACCAAGACTCGTACGGTTCACCTTGTCTTCCAAAA AGGAAGGAAACGATTTCGATCTCCCATCCGACCCCAAAGACTCCAGTATTGTCCCCCTCTTCGGCAATCACACTCTTTCCAAA GATGCGGCGATGGGATTGGTCTTGAGCGCGGTTTCTGTGAGAGGTTGGACGACCGGATCAGGTATGGAGGGTCCGTCCATCCCCGCCGGAGCCGAAGATGGATCCGGTACAGAAAGGATCTCGACCTTCCCGTGGTCCCTCTTCACTAAGTCACCACGTAGGCGTATGCGTGTTGCGTTCACCTGCAATGTTTGCGGCCAGAGAACCACTCGTGCCATCAATCCCCATGCTTACACTGATGGCACTGTGTTTGTGCAG TGCTGTGGATGTCATATATTTCATAAGCTGGTGGATAATTTGAACCTGTTTCACGAGATGAAGTGCTATGTGAACCCGAGCTTCAATTATCAAGACCCGAAATGGGATGAGGTTGGCTTCAAGTACCTTGATACAGAGGATGATAGGAATGATGGATTTCCCATATAA
- the LOC121263125 gene encoding glutathione S-transferase-like has product MATPVKVHGPPMSTAVSRVLACLLEKNVDFQLISVNMAKGEHKKPEFLKIQPFGQVPAFEDGGVSLFESRAICRYICEKYADKGNKGLYGTNPLAKASIEQWLEAEGQSFSPPSSVLVFQLAFAPRMKIKQDQVVIKQNEEKLSRVLDIYDKRLGETRFLAGDEFTLADLSHLPNTQYLVGVSGRGELFTSRKNVGRWWNEISSRDSWKKVVDMQKKSA; this is encoded by the exons ATGGCGACTCCAGTAAAAGTGCACGGACCACCCATGTCCACGGCTGTGTCCAGGGTCTTAGCTTGTCTCCTTGAGAAAAATGTCGATTTTCAGCTCATCTCCGTCAACATGGCCAAGGGCGAGCACAAGAAGCCCGAATTCCTTAAGATCCAG CCCTTTGGCCAAGTACCAGCATTTGAGGACGGGGGCGTCTCCCTCTTCG AGTCTCGAGCGATATGCCGGTACATTTGTGAGAAGTACGCGGACAAAGGAAACAAAGGGCTGTATGGAACGAACCCGCTGGCAAAAGCATCCATAGAACAGTGGCTAGAGGCGGAAGGGCAGAGCTTCAGCCCTCCAAGCTCTGTTTTGGTGTTTCAGCTCGCGTTCGCGCCGCGAATGAAGATCAAGCAAGACCAAGTGGTGATCAAGCAGAACGAAGAAAAGCTTTCCAGGGTGCTCGACATCTACGATAAAAGGCTCGGGGAGACCCGGTTCTTGGCCGGCGATGAATTTACTCTGGCTGATCTTTCACACTTGCCCAACACCCAGTACTTGGTGGGTGTCTCTGGTAGAGGCGAGCTCTTCACTTCGAGAAAGAACGTGGGAAGATGGTGGAACGAGATATCCAGCCGAGACTCCTGGAAAAAGGTGGTTGATATGCAGAAGAAAAGTGCTTGA
- the LOC121262984 gene encoding F-box protein SKIP23-like, which translates to MAVDWTQLPGELLESISNNLTIYADYLRFRSVCHCWRSSVPKTPRHLPPQLPWLMLPHTRSQSQSHRAFFDVSAQKIRLLKYPESSHRKRCCGSSHGWLLIMDETPAVLLINPLTRVKVQLPPLSTFPIVLSFNYSEIGKEYALTTPSGDIYRCSLREMRDSFIKKVILSMSPAGDNNFIALAILNLTGDLAFCKNGDESWTFIHDAKFFSEDVIYHKELFYAVDKNGSIAVCDVSGTSPRVSIIKTPSQFGGDIQYLANSEDDEELLLVTRYLDLVNDNVDLNVFFKTVKFEVFRINWNGPLWERLTSLGDRTLFVGGNSSLSLSTSDFPACSGNCIYFTDDYCEFNEEFAFGDYDLGIFKLCDGSIEPLPCYRRSSHSQIHGPPIWVTPNP; encoded by the coding sequence ATGGCCGTCGACTGGACCCAACTTCCCGGTGAACTCCTGGAATCAATCTCCAACAACCTCACCATTTATGCCGATTACCTTCGATTTCGATCCGTTTGTCACTGCTGGCGATCCTCCGTCCCGAAGACCCCACGCCACCTCCCTCCCCAACTCCCCTGGCTCATGCTTCCTCATACCCGATCCCAATCTCAATCCCACCGCGCCTTCTTTGACGTCTCCGCCCAAAAAATCCGCCTCCTCAAGTATCCAGAGTCCTCCCACCGAAAGCGTTGTTGTGGCTCCTCCCATGGTTGGCTCTTGATCATGGACGAAACCCCAGCCGTCCTTCTCATAAACCCTCTCACCAGAGTCAAGGTTCAACTCCCCCCGCTCTCCACCTTCCCGATCGTCCTCAGCTTCAATTACTCTGAAATCGGTAAAGAGTATGCGCTCACGACCCCGTCCGGTGACATCTACAGGTGTAGTTTGAGGGAAATGCGCGACTCTTTTATCAAGAAAGTCATTCTCTCCATGAGCCCGGCGGGTGATAACAACTTTATTGCACTGGCGATACTCAACCTGACGGGGGATTTAGCCTTCTGTAAGAACGGCGACGAATCCTGGACTTTCATTCATGACGCGAAGTTTTTCTCCGAGGACGTTATATATCACAAAGAGCTATTCTACGCTGTGGACAAGAACGGCTCCATAGCGGTGTGCGATGTCAGCGGCACGTCGCCGAGGGTTTCAATCATCAAAACGCCGAGTCAATTCGGGGGTGACATACAGTATCTGGCGAATTCAGAGGACGACGAGGAGTTGTTACTGGTCACACGGTATCTGGATCTCGTAAACGACAACGTTGACCTGAATGTATTCTTCAAAACGGTCAAATTTGAGGTTTTCAGAATAAATTGGAACGGGCCGTTGTGGGAGAGGCTCACCAGCTTAGGTGACCGGACGTTGTTTGTGGGGGGAAATTCATCGTTGTCATTGTCGACTTCTGATTTTCCGGCATGTTCAGGGAATTGTATCTATTTCACCGATGATTATTGCGAATTCAATGAGGAATTCGCCTTTGGAGACTATGATTTAGGCATCTTCAAGTTATGTGATGGAAGCATTGAACCTTTACCTTGTTATCGGCGAAGTTCGCACTCTCAGATACACGGGCCTCCAATTTGGGTTACACCAAATCCATGA